Proteins encoded together in one Perognathus longimembris pacificus isolate PPM17 chromosome 8, ASM2315922v1, whole genome shotgun sequence window:
- the Asprv1 gene encoding LOW QUALITY PROTEIN: retroviral-like aspartic protease 1 (The sequence of the model RefSeq protein was modified relative to this genomic sequence to represent the inferred CDS: deleted 1 base in 1 codon), translating to MGLFGEGWSRTFLWRSVTRPKKGDKEGTENGPVRMPMPKTVEEHGGSQGFGAGTQAGEGTYLPPAPTETAFLATWADLGQSHGWLQQGEAPILLVRQDAGRKAGLRGGGASRTKENGEPWGPQLGIKKALQSDRATHTHTHTPCLPASVPGASRPAPPAPVCLPRPGKESRLRPQAASSSVIAPTLLCGLLSLAWVAAEVPEASRAMATSGARSQAGRREHAFLPEPFDGGSVAPGRWLHRFEVIDDLNHWDHATKLRFLREALRGDALEVYHGLGPHEQGDYAVVKDALLKAFGGPGEAAGPRPKEIVFANSMGKGYYLKGKIGGVPVRFLVDSGAQVSVVHPSLWEEVTDGDLDTLRPFENVVKVANGAEMKILGVWDTVVSLGKLKLKAEFLVANASAEEAIIGTDVLQDHNAVLDFEHRTCTLKGKKFRLLPVGGSLEDEFDLELIEEGPSEEGPQQPSY from the exons ATGGGCCTGTTTGGTGAGGGCTGGAGCAGGACGTTTCTCTGGAGGAGCGTGACAAGGCCCAAGAAAGGAGACAAGGAGGGCACAGAGAATGGCCCTGTTCGAATGCCGATGCCCAAGACTGTTGAAGAGCATGGCGGTTCCCAGGGCTTCGGGGCAG GGACACAAGCTGGGGAGGGTACCTACTtacccccagcccccactgaGACTGCCTTTCTTGCCACGTGGGCTGACTTGGGTCAGTCCCATGGATGGCTACAGCAGGGTGAGGCACCCATCCTGCTAGTCAGGCAGGATGCTGGCAGGAAGGCGGGGCTGAGGGGGGGTGGAGCTTCCAGAACAAAGGAGAATGGGGAGCCCTGGGGGCCCCAGCTAGGCATCAAAAAGGCTCTGCAGAGCGAtcgggccacacacacacacacacacacaccctgcctgcctgcctctgtgcCAGGAGCCAGCCGGCCAGCC CCGCCTGCTCCCGTCTGCTTGCCCAGGCCGGGCAAGGAATCCAGGCTGCGTCCACAGGCCGCGTCTTCCAGCGTGATTGCGCCCACACTGCTCTGTGGCCTTCTCTCCTTGGCGTGGGTTGCGGCTGAGGTCCCCGAGGCGAGCAGAGCGATGGCCACGAgcggagccaggagccaggcggGCCGCCGCGAGCATGCCTTCCTCCCGGAGCCTTTCGACGGCGGCAGCGTGGCCCCGGGCCGCTGGCTGCACCGCTTCGAGGTGATCGACGACCTCAACCATTGGGACCACGCCACCAAGCTCCGGTTCCTGAGAGAGGCGCTCCGGGGGGACGCCCTGGAGGTCTACCACGGACTGGGTCCCCACGAGCAGGGCGACTACGCCGTGGTGAAGGACGCGCTCCTGAAGGCCTTCGGGGGCCCCGGGGAGGCCGCCGGCCCCCGGCCCAAGGAGATCGTGTTCGCCAACAGCATGGGCAAGGGCTACTACCTCAAGGGGAAGATCGGCGGCGTGCCGGTGCGCTTCCTGGTGGACTCCGGGGCGCAGGTGTCCGTGGTGCACCCCAGCCTGTGGGAGGAGGTCACCGACGGCGACCTGGACACCCTGCGGCCCTTCGAGAACGTGGTGAAGGTGGCCAACGGGGCCGAGATGAAGATCCTGGGCGTCTGGGACACCGTGGTGTCGCTGGGCAAGCTGAAGCTGAAGGCCGAGTTCCTGGTGGCCAACGCCAGCGCGGAGGAGGCCATCATCGGCACCGACGTGCTGCAGGACCACAACGCCGTGCTGGACTTCGAGCACCGCACCTGCACGCTCAAGGGGAAGAAGTTCCGCCTGCTGCCCGTCGGGGGCTCGCTGGAGGACGAGTTCGACCTGGAGCTCATCGAGGAGGGGCCCTCGGAAGAGGGGCCACAGCAGCCCTCCTACTGA